The DNA region GATGTGTGTCCTCGCCGGTGGAGCAACTCACAATCCGGGCTTACGCTCGTCGAACTGATCATCACCGTGGCGATCGTTGCCATCCTCGCGTCCGCCGCCATTCCCATTGCACGGTTTCAGGTCAAACGTGAAAAGGAGCGCGAACTGCGCCGCGATCTTTGGGAGATGCGTGACGCCATCGACCACTATTACGATGCAGCCGTCAAAGGGGGCATCCAGACCAAGGTCGATAGCATGAACTACCCGCCCGATCTCCAAACCCTTGTCGATGGCGTCGATATTCAGGACAAGAAGGTCAAGTTCCTCCGCCGCATTCCCATCGATCCTATGACGAACTCGACCGACTGGGGCTTGCGCTCGAACCAGGACGATCCTGATTCGACTTCCTTCGGAGGCCAGAATGTCTTCGATGTCTATACGAAGAGTGACGGCACCGCACTGGACGGTACAAAATACAACACATGGTAGCGATGCATCCAATCCGCGCAACACGTCGCTCCGAGCAAGGCTTCACGCTGCTCGAACTCATGATCGTTATGGTGGTGATTGGACTACTGGCGGCCATCGCTATTCCTTCGTATACGAACAATATCCGCAATGCGAGGGAGGCGGTGCTGAAGGAAGACCTGCACACGATGCGCACGGCGATTGATTCCTATACCGTCGACAAGCAAAAAGCTCCGCAGTCGCTGGACGACCTGGTTCAGGCGGGTTATCTCAAGACCATGCCGGTCGATCCCTTCACTCACCGGAGCGATACCTGGGTTCCCGTCGAAGGCAGCGATATGTCGACTACTGACCAGACCGACTCGGGCATAGACGACGTGCACAGTGGGGCTCCGGGGGCGGGTTCAGACGGCACCTCCTACTCCACCTGGTAGGTCGTTTCTCTTCGACTAGAGATGACGGGCGTTACGCAAAAAGAAGCACAGCGGTAAACCATATCCGGTTGCGCTGTGCTTCTCTCATTTGCGAGTTGCTCTACGGCTGAACGTGGAGTGTGGCGTTCAGCGGTGTGTCGCTGGATGACGCTCCGGCCATCACCTTGTAGTCGCCCGGCAGTAGCTGCCATGCATCTTTGGCGGTGTCGAAGATGGAGAGGTAGAGCGGGTTCAGGGTGAGGCTCACGGTCTTCGATTCGCCCGGCGCAAGCTCGACACGCTGCCATCCTGCGAGCCGCTTGAAGTGCTCCTTCGCAGCGGGAGGAAGAGCGACGTAAAGCTGCGCGATCTCCGTGCCCTCACGCTGGCCGGTGTTTTTGACGGTGAAGTGTGCGGTGCGCGTGGCGTCATCGACCGTCAGGCTGGAGTAGGCAAAGGTGGTGTACGAGAGCCCGAAGCCGAACGGGAAGAGCGGCTGCTTGTGGGTCTCCTCGAACCACTTGTAGCCCACCGCCGCTCCTGCGGTGTACTTGAGATCGAATGGAGCGACCTCGTGGTGCTGATCGTCACCGGTCGTTTTTACCTTTGCTTCGAGACCCGGAACGGTGGGGTGCGGTAGCTGAGCGTCGCTTTTTGCGAAGGTAACGGCGAGTTTGCCCGAAGGGTTTACATCGCCGAAGAGAATGTTGGAGAGAGCTTGTGCCCCTCCGATGCCGGGATACCACATCTCGACGATTCCTTTGACCTGCTGCGCCCACGGCATGGTGACCGGGCCGCCAGTCTCAAGCACGACGATGGTGTTGGGGTTGGCTGCAGCCACCGCCTCGACCAGAGCGTCCTGGTTGTCGGGCAGGGACAGGGTTGGCGCGTCCACACCTTCGCGCATGGGTTGCGTAACGAAGACGATAGCGAGGCTGGAGGATTTGGCTAGGCGGGCTGCTGCGGTGTTGTCCTTGCCGTCGATGTACTGGACGTTACTCTGCGGAGATTTCGCGCGGATGTAGCGGAGAGGAGACGAAGGGAAGTAGATAGTCTGACCCCAAGGCGATGGGCCGGGTTTCGGATCGATCACGTTGCCGCCGGGTGCGTCGACCTGCGCGGAGCCGCCGCCGGAGACGACGCCTACGTCGGCGTGTGAGCCGATGATTGCAATTGAAGTAGAAGGATCAGCCTTCAGAGGTAGAATGTCGCCGGAGTTCTTGAGCAGGACGATGCTCTCTTCGGCGATGTGCTGAGCGTCGTCGCGGCCACGGAAGGGATCGACTACGCTGCGCACCGGCGGGTTATCGATGACGCCGGCATCGAACATGCTGCGCAGGATGCGGTGCACCATGTTATCGAGACGGGCAGCGGGAACCTGGCCGTCTTCAACGGCCTTCTTGAGCGGGTCGCTGAAGTAGTTGTCGTCGCCGGGCATGTCCTGATCGAGCCCGTTCAGCGCTGCTTTGACCGTGCTGTGGGTCGCGCTCCAGTCGGAGACGACAAAGCCCTTGAAGCCCCAATCCTTCTTCAAAACCTGATTGAGCAGATAGTCGTTTTCGCAGGCGTGGTCGCCATCGACGAGGTTGTACGAGCACATCACGGCTGACGGCTTCGCTATTCCGATGGCAATCTCGAAGGCGAGCAGATCGGACTCGCGCATGGAACGCTTGTCGAGCAGAACGTTCACGACGGTTCGTCCTGTCTCCTGATCATTGAGCGCGTAGTGCTTGATGTCGCTCATCACATGCTCGGATTTGACGCCGCGCGCGAGTTCTCCGGTCATGACGCCGGCGAGAACCGGATCTTCGCCGGCATACTCGAAGTTGCGTCCGTTGCGTGGTTCACGGGTGATGTCGAGACCACCGCCAATGGACATATTGAATCCCTGGGCGCGGGCCTCACGGCCAATGACCGATCCATAGAGGAAGCCTGCATCGGGATCCCAGCTTGCGGCAGCTCCGAGGGTGGAGGGCAGTAGCGTGGCGTAGCGGCTCTGAATAGCGGCCATGCGGATGCCGACGGCGGAGTCGGCCATGTTGATGCCGGGAATTCCGAGGCGCTCGATGCCTAGCATATAGCCTGCGCCGAAGTTCGAGCCTGGAGCGATGGGATCGCCCGCCCGCAGAACTCCCCAGCCGGTGCCGTGCACCATCTGAATCTTTTCGTCCAGCGTCATCTGACTAAGCACCATATCGGCCCGCTGGTCGGGGGACAGCGCTTTATTCATCCATGGCATCTTTGCAGTGTCTGGCTGTTTTTGACCTTGCGCCTGCTGAGGCCCAAAGGACGCGAGAGCCAGTACAGCGGAGAGGGAAGAGATCGTTAGACCCTTGAAAAAGGCGGAAAATTCCATCGGTGCTCCTTCATATCTGGACGCAGCCGTCTGTCTGGTTTGATTGCGATCGCCAAAACGTCTCTTGCTGGTCGATAAAAAGTCTAAATGAACTAAATCGAATTAGCTATGGGTTTTTCGCGGCGTTTATGGGGATGGCCGCAAACGCAAAGGTCTGACCTCAATCAGTGGTCAGCCTATTTGCGGTGCTTGCTTCGTGCGCAAAGAGGACTATTTTGCAAAAAGCTGTTTGAGGTCGGCAAAGGCCTTGAACTCCAGCGCATTGCCGGCGGGGTCAAGGAAGAACATGGTGGCCTGTTCGCCGACCTCGCCCTTGAACCGAATATATGGTTCGATGATGAAGCGGATGCCTGCATTGCGGAGTCGGTCGGCCAGCGCCTGCCACTGGTCCATCGAGAGGACAACGCCGAAGTGAGGAATGGGCACCTCGTGTCCGTCCACAGGGTTGGAATGTCGATTGCGATTGCTAGATTCAGGCTTCAGGTGAGCGACGATCTGATGGCCGAAGAGATCGAAGTCGATCCACTGAGTTAAACTACGGCCCTCGGCACAGCCCAGCGTCGTTCCGTAGAACAGACGGGCGGCATCGAGGTCGTCTACGGGGAAGGCGATATGAAATGGAGTCAAAGGCACTTTGTTCTCCTCGCCTTCATCTTACGATGCGGCGCAAGGAGCCATCGCGACTGCCGACGGCAGAAGCTCTGGCCGTATACGCGTAGCTTTAGCTAGCCTGCTCTGGTGGCTGAATGTTGTCAATGGGAAGCCGAACAACGAACTCAGTGTTGCCGGGTTCGGATGCGAAGCGAATCGTCCCGCCATTCTGCTCCACGATGCGATGAACGATGCCGAGGCCGATGCCTGTACCGACGCCCATGGGTTTGGTTGTATAGAAGGGATCGAAGATGTGCGCCTGGCATTCAGCAGGGATTCCGCTGCCGTTGTCGCTGATGCTGATGCAGATTTCGGGGCGTCCATCATTAAGCGTTTTCTCAATCCACGTACGCACCTTGATCCGGCCATGCGGAGATGCCGCATCAATTGCGTTGTCGAGCAGGTTGGTCCAGATTTGATTGAGACCGGAGCAAATCGCTTGAAACACCGGGAGATCGGCGGCCAGGTTTTTCTCGACCGTAATCTCCTTCTCACGAAACTTGTGGCCAAGGATTACGAGAGTCGCATGGATACTGTTGTTGATGTCGATGGTCTGACGCGGCCCTTTCCCTTCGTAGGCGTAGGACTTCACGGCAAGGACAAGATCGGTGACGCGACCAATGCTCTCTTCGATCGTATTGACGAGTTGCATGCTGGAGACAAGCGCGGCCAGCCAACTTAGAGCGTCGGTGAAAGTGGCGCCGGGAAACTCCTGGCGCGCGCATTTCAACTCCTCAGCATCGATGCCGATCGACACGAGGGTCGGTGCCATCTTCCAGGCGTTCTCGATATTGGCTTGCTCCATCCATTCGGCCAGTGCCTCTTCCGCATCGCTCTGTTCGAGCGAATTCATATGCAGGGGCTGCTTGGATCGAAGCGCGTGTTCCTGCAGATCGAACATACACTGTTTCTGCTGGTGGCTTAGTTCGATACGGCTGAACTTTGCGGTGAGTTCGTGTATGCGCATCAGGTTTTCCCGGAGTTGGGAGGCGGCCCGGCGAGCAGCAGCTCCAGGGTTGTTCAACTCGTGCATCAGGCCCGCGGCGAGGGTGCCGAGCGACGCCATCTTCTCCTGCTGAACAGCAATGCTCTGCAACTTCTGAATCCGCAACGCCATGTTTCCCAGGATGGACTTGCGTACACCCGGGCAGGTCGTCATCAACTTCCAGAAGGCCTCCTCATCGAATTGCAGCAGACGGGATGGCTCCAATGCGCGAACGCTTACGAGATTAGGCGTATTTGAAAGCAACGGCACTTCACCAAATGCTGTTCCGGCCGGAATGGGCGCAAGGCTCATTTCCTTTCCGTCGGCGACTGTTTGCAGCACGCGCAGTTCACCTTCCAGCAAGATCCAGAAGTAATGGGCAACTTCGCCCTGTTTTGCGAGCAGATCGTCTTTTTGTAGAGTGATCTCTTCCGCGCCTTCAAGGCAGCGCAACTCTTCGTCGTTCAAGGTCGAGAGAATGGAGACCGTGCGCAATTTGGCGAAGAGGGCATCGCTTATTGTGGCGGCTGGTGTTGCCTGAACGGATTGGATTAGGTCGCTCATTGTTTGACTGGGAAGTTGCCTTTCAAAGTGTCGCAAGATACTGATGCACAAACTGGATTGCTATCGAACCTTCGCCAACGGCCGAGGCGCATCGCTTGACGGAGTTGTATCGAACATCGCCGGCGACAAAGATACCGGGAATGCTTGTCTCCAGCAAATAAGGTTCGCGGTCGAGCCTCCACGCTCCCGCCGATTTTGCTTTCAGTTCAGGTCCGGCCAGGATGAAGCCCTTACTGTCGCAGGCAAGCTCCTTCGGCAGCCAGTCCGTCTTGGGCGCGGCGCCGATAAAGATGAACAGCGAACTGGCGGCCCGGGCCTCTTCGCCTTGAGGCGTCCTGAGCATGAGGCACTCCAGATGCTCTTCTCCCGACATCGCGATGACCTCGGTCTGAGTCTCGACGATGATGTTGGGCGTGGCCTTGATCTGGTCGATGAGGTACTTCGACATGCTCTTTTCAAGAGAGCCGGCGCGTATCAGCATGTGTACCTTCGAGGCATAGCGGGAAAAGTGCATCGCCGCCTGTCCTGCGGAGTTTGCGCCTCCGATGATGTAGACCTCTTCATCTGCGCAGGACATCGCTTCGGTAAGTGCCGCGCCGTAGTAGACGCCTGCTCCGCTGAGTCTGTCTGAACCCGGGATCTCGAGCTTGCGATAAGACACACCGGTGGCGATGAGACACACATGACAGGTGACCTCGTGGCCATCCTTCATCTGGACGATGTGGTACTGGTTCTCCGAGCGGATGCAGGTGACCTGCTGCAGAAGGAACTCGGCTCCAAGACGGCCTGCCTGCAGAAATGCCCGCTTGGCCAGTTCATCGCCGCTGATGCCGGAAGGGAAGCCGAGATAGTTTTCAATCTTGGAGCTGGAGCCAGCCTGTCCGCCAACCGCATTGGGCTCGACGATCAGGGTGCGCAGACCTTCGGAAGCTCCGTAGACGCCCGCCGCAAGCCCGGCCGGCCCCGCGCCTACGACAACAACATCGTAGAACTCCTGCTGCGCCTGGGTGGGAATGCCGAGCTTCTGTGCCAGGTCGCTCGATGAGGGCTGCACCAACGCAGTTCCATCTCCGAACAGGACGACTGGCAGCTTACCGTCGTCAATCCCTTTTTCCTTGAGCAGAGTAAGGGCATCGGGATGCTGTTCCGGATTGATCCACTGGTAGGGAATACGGTTGCGTGAAAGAAAATCGCGGACAGCGTGGTCCGTCGGTGACCAACGTACACCGATTACACGGATACCTTCAAACGGTGGCTTGTACCCCTGCTTCCAGGCTTCGAGCAAGTCGTCCAATATAGGATAAAGCTTCTCTTCAGGCGGATCCCACGGCTTATTGAGGTAATAATGGATCTTTGCGGCGTTGATCGCGCGGATCGCCGCTTCGGTATCGGCGTAGGCGGTCAGCAGTACCCGCTTGGCGTCGGGGTAGAGCT from Edaphobacter paludis includes:
- a CDS encoding ATP-binding protein; the encoded protein is MSDLIQSVQATPAATISDALFAKLRTVSILSTLNDEELRCLEGAEEITLQKDDLLAKQGEVAHYFWILLEGELRVLQTVADGKEMSLAPIPAGTAFGEVPLLSNTPNLVSVRALEPSRLLQFDEEAFWKLMTTCPGVRKSILGNMALRIQKLQSIAVQQEKMASLGTLAAGLMHELNNPGAAARRAASQLRENLMRIHELTAKFSRIELSHQQKQCMFDLQEHALRSKQPLHMNSLEQSDAEEALAEWMEQANIENAWKMAPTLVSIGIDAEELKCARQEFPGATFTDALSWLAALVSSMQLVNTIEESIGRVTDLVLAVKSYAYEGKGPRQTIDINNSIHATLVILGHKFREKEITVEKNLAADLPVFQAICSGLNQIWTNLLDNAIDAASPHGRIKVRTWIEKTLNDGRPEICISISDNGSGIPAECQAHIFDPFYTTKPMGVGTGIGLGIVHRIVEQNGGTIRFASEPGNTEFVVRLPIDNIQPPEQAS
- a CDS encoding VOC family protein; protein product: MPLTPFHIAFPVDDLDAARLFYGTTLGCAEGRSLTQWIDFDLFGHQIVAHLKPESSNRNRHSNPVDGHEVPIPHFGVVLSMDQWQALADRLRNAGIRFIIEPYIRFKGEVGEQATMFFLDPAGNALEFKAFADLKQLFAK
- a CDS encoding FAD-dependent oxidoreductase; amino-acid sequence: MPKPILLAIDDDTSVLEAVVQDLRRHYGQSYRIVRAASGGAALDICRQLLERKDTVALFLSDQRMPGMTGVDFLQQALKLYPDAKRVLLTAYADTEAAIRAINAAKIHYYLNKPWDPPEEKLYPILDDLLEAWKQGYKPPFEGIRVIGVRWSPTDHAVRDFLSRNRIPYQWINPEQHPDALTLLKEKGIDDGKLPVVLFGDGTALVQPSSSDLAQKLGIPTQAQQEFYDVVVVGAGPAGLAAGVYGASEGLRTLIVEPNAVGGQAGSSSKIENYLGFPSGISGDELAKRAFLQAGRLGAEFLLQQVTCIRSENQYHIVQMKDGHEVTCHVCLIATGVSYRKLEIPGSDRLSGAGVYYGAALTEAMSCADEEVYIIGGANSAGQAAMHFSRYASKVHMLIRAGSLEKSMSKYLIDQIKATPNIIVETQTEVIAMSGEEHLECLMLRTPQGEEARAASSLFIFIGAAPKTDWLPKELACDSKGFILAGPELKAKSAGAWRLDREPYLLETSIPGIFVAGDVRYNSVKRCASAVGEGSIAIQFVHQYLATL
- a CDS encoding prepilin-type N-terminal cleavage/methylation domain-containing protein, producing MHPIRATRRSEQGFTLLELMIVMVVIGLLAAIAIPSYTNNIRNAREAVLKEDLHTMRTAIDSYTVDKQKAPQSLDDLVQAGYLKTMPVDPFTHRSDTWVPVEGSDMSTTDQTDSGIDDVHSGAPGAGSDGTSYSTW
- a CDS encoding glycoside hydrolase family 3 C-terminal domain-containing protein, with product MEFSAFFKGLTISSLSAVLALASFGPQQAQGQKQPDTAKMPWMNKALSPDQRADMVLSQMTLDEKIQMVHGTGWGVLRAGDPIAPGSNFGAGYMLGIERLGIPGINMADSAVGIRMAAIQSRYATLLPSTLGAAASWDPDAGFLYGSVIGREARAQGFNMSIGGGLDITREPRNGRNFEYAGEDPVLAGVMTGELARGVKSEHVMSDIKHYALNDQETGRTVVNVLLDKRSMRESDLLAFEIAIGIAKPSAVMCSYNLVDGDHACENDYLLNQVLKKDWGFKGFVVSDWSATHSTVKAALNGLDQDMPGDDNYFSDPLKKAVEDGQVPAARLDNMVHRILRSMFDAGVIDNPPVRSVVDPFRGRDDAQHIAEESIVLLKNSGDILPLKADPSTSIAIIGSHADVGVVSGGGSAQVDAPGGNVIDPKPGPSPWGQTIYFPSSPLRYIRAKSPQSNVQYIDGKDNTAAARLAKSSSLAIVFVTQPMREGVDAPTLSLPDNQDALVEAVAAANPNTIVVLETGGPVTMPWAQQVKGIVEMWYPGIGGAQALSNILFGDVNPSGKLAVTFAKSDAQLPHPTVPGLEAKVKTTGDDQHHEVAPFDLKYTAGAAVGYKWFEETHKQPLFPFGFGLSYTTFAYSSLTVDDATRTAHFTVKNTGQREGTEIAQLYVALPPAAKEHFKRLAGWQRVELAPGESKTVSLTLNPLYLSIFDTAKDAWQLLPGDYKVMAGASSSDTPLNATLHVQP
- a CDS encoding type II secretion system protein, whose amino-acid sequence is MGVPRPVGEDVCPRRWSNSQSGLTLVELIITVAIVAILASAAIPIARFQVKREKERELRRDLWEMRDAIDHYYDAAVKGGIQTKVDSMNYPPDLQTLVDGVDIQDKKVKFLRRIPIDPMTNSTDWGLRSNQDDPDSTSFGGQNVFDVYTKSDGTALDGTKYNTW